One stretch of Pseudomonas fragi DNA includes these proteins:
- a CDS encoding PadR family transcriptional regulator: MRDHHPHHREHGAGQDGFEKRPGRERGGRGPRVFAPGDLKLLLLALIAEQPCHGYDLIRQIEGLFDGAYSPSPGVIYPTLTFLEESELIQGDAEGGKKRYTVTDAGRQFLSDQAVALDGVRMRIDVSKRSLRGHDRPAEIHEAIHNLRHALQMHHGRWNPAEILRVRDLLNNTAKAIVDGPAAAQENAQ, encoded by the coding sequence ATGAGAGACCATCATCCCCATCACCGCGAACATGGCGCGGGTCAAGACGGCTTCGAGAAACGCCCCGGTCGCGAACGCGGTGGCCGCGGGCCCCGGGTCTTTGCCCCGGGTGATTTGAAATTGCTGCTGCTGGCGTTGATCGCCGAGCAGCCCTGCCACGGCTACGACCTGATCCGCCAGATCGAAGGCCTGTTCGACGGCGCCTACAGCCCCAGCCCCGGTGTGATCTACCCCACACTCACCTTCCTTGAAGAGAGCGAGCTGATCCAGGGCGACGCCGAAGGCGGGAAAAAACGCTATACCGTGACCGACGCTGGTCGCCAGTTCCTTAGCGATCAGGCCGTGGCGCTGGACGGCGTGCGGATGCGCATCGATGTGAGCAAGCGCTCCCTGCGCGGCCATGACCGCCCGGCCGAGATCCACGAAGCCATCCACAACCTGCGTCACGCCCTGCAAATGCACCACGGCCGCTGGAACCCGGCCGAAATCCTGCGGGTGCGCGACTTGCTCAACAACACCGCCAAAGCCATCGTCGACGGCCCCGCTGCCGCCCAGGAGAACGCGCAATGA